One part of the Arabidopsis thaliana chromosome 1 sequence genome encodes these proteins:
- a CDS encoding F-box and Leucine Rich Repeat domains containing protein (F-box and Leucine Rich Repeat domains containing protein; CONTAINS InterPro DOMAIN/s: F-box domain, cyclin-like (InterPro:IPR001810), F-box domain, Skp2-like (InterPro:IPR022364); BEST Arabidopsis thaliana protein match is: F-box family protein (TAIR:AT1G67390.1); Has 35333 Blast hits to 34131 proteins in 2444 species: Archae - 798; Bacteria - 22429; Metazoa - 974; Fungi - 991; Plants - 531; Viruses - 0; Other Eukaryotes - 9610 (source: NCBI BLink).), which yields MERSSSSSSSSCDKVWNLGLPYPTFTLANDDKPYLITVSDDHSVKVKNVDWISKLPDDVLLIILSRLSTEEAIRTSVVSKRWEHVWNQMSHLVFDMRKNIINSNNTLDGSNPVATLITQVINNHRGHLESCVIIHVPYQGGNGMLNSWIRLLSCVKRTKVLTLRYHYGTWDRKFKTFNFSPDSLSHPSLMSLSLHSYFLESSHPLRNCSNLRTLKLLSIVAPEIGVFNRVLASCPCLEVLVLGICCFKKSRVPLKIENKKLKLLQVSSLERIDAIEVSTTSLDILAIIDICCRRDDLSLQSPQLQFNRNFWVLGPYVPHISYNISEEKSIGNEEFVNTIYGELLRPFANLYVALSVSVDLMNPTEVERLRQVLGLWTRKILELEIIFKDNNGPREENKSWDKKLWEDNNKKDPFPNAKFRVDTVWMYNFSGSEEEFALMTCLIRQGTVVEKMMIKTSTFPARKRLKIEAAVAKLQALQTKLTIKCF from the exons ATGgagagatcatcatcatcatcatcatcgtcatgtGATAAG GTTTGGAATCTTGGTTTACCTTACCCAACTTTTACATTGGCCAATGACGATAAGCCCTATCTAATTACCGTCTCTGATGATCACTCTGTTAAG GTCAAAAATGTTGATTGGATCAGCAAACTCCCTGACGATGTATTGCTCATAATATTATCGAGACTTTCCACAGAAGAAGCCATAAGGACGAGTGTTGTGTCGAAGCGATGGGAACATGTGTGGAATCAAATGTCTCATCTCGTCTTCGACATGCGGAAGAATATTATCAATTCCAACAACACGCTCGATGGTTCGAATCCAGTTGCTACATTGATTACTCAG GTTATAAACAATCATCGTGGACATCTAGAGAGCTGCGTGATCATCCATGTCCCATATCAAGGTGGAAATGGAATGCTCAATTCTTGGATTCGATTACTGAGTTGCGTGAAACGCACGAAAGTTCTCACACTTAGATACCATTATGGTACTTGGGATCGaaagttcaaaacttttaacttttcCCCAGACTCCTTGTCCCATCCAAGTCTTATGTCTCTCTCGCTACATTCATACTTTCTCGAAAGCTCACATCCCTTGAGAAACTGCTCGAATCTCCGGACCCTCAAACTTTTATCAATCGTCGCTCCCGAGATTGGAGTCTTTAACAGGGTACTCGCATCTTGCCCTTGTCTTGAGGTGCTTGTACTAGGCATCTGCTGCTTCAAAAAAAGTAGGGTTCCTTTGAAGattgagaacaaaaaattaaagctCTTGCAAGTGTCTTCTCTTGAACGCATTGATGCCATTGAAGTGTCAACAACTAGTCTAGACATTCTCGCCATCATAGATATCTGCTGTCGGAGAGATGACCTTTCCCTCCAGTCCCCCCAACTCCAATTTAATAGAAACTTTTGGGTTCTAGGGCCTTACGTGCCTCACATCAGCTACAACATATCAGAG GAAAAGAGCATTGGGAATGAAGAATTTGTGAACACCATATATGGTGAGTTGTTGAGACCGTTTGCAAATTTGTATGTAGCCTTGTCGGTGAGTGTAGATTTAATGAATCCGACAGAAGTTGAGAGGTTACGACAAGTCTTAGGTTTATGGACTCGTAAAATACTGGAGCTCGAGATTATATTTAAG GATAACAATGGTCCTAGGGAAGAAAATAAGTCTTGGGATAAGAAGTTGTGGGAGgataataataagaaagatCCGTTCCCCAATGCTAAATTCCGCGTGGATACTGTGTGGATGTATAACTTCAGCGGCTCAGAGGAAGAGTTTGCCTTGATGACGTGTTTGATTAGGCAAGGGACTGTGGTcgagaagatgatgatcaaGACGTCAACCTTTCCTGCAAGGAAGAGGTTAAAGATAGAAGCGGCAGTGGCCAAACTACAGGCACTTCAAACTAAGCTTACCATCAAATGTTTCTAA
- a CDS encoding F-box and Leucine Rich Repeat domains containing protein: MERSSSSSSSSCDKVWNLGLPYPTFTLANDDKPYLITVSDDHSVKVKNVDWISKLPDDVLLIILSRLSTEEAIRTSVVSKRWEHVWNQMSHLVFDMRKNIINSNNTLDGSNPVATLITQVINNHRGHLESCVIIHVPYQGGNGMLNSWIRLLSCVKRTKVLTLRYHYGTWDRKFKTFNFSPDSLSHPSLMSLSLHSYFLESSHPLRNCSNLRTLKLLSIVAPEIGVFNRVLASCPCLEVLVLGICCFKKSRVPLKIENKKLKLLQVSSLERIDAIEVSTTSLDILAIIDICCRRDDLSLQSPQLQFNRNFWVLGPYVPHISYNISEEKSIGNEEFVNTIYGELLRPFANLYVALSVSVDLMNPTEVERLRQVLGLWTRKILELEIIFKVCAYIRSS; encoded by the exons ATGgagagatcatcatcatcatcatcatcgtcatgtGATAAG GTTTGGAATCTTGGTTTACCTTACCCAACTTTTACATTGGCCAATGACGATAAGCCCTATCTAATTACCGTCTCTGATGATCACTCTGTTAAG GTCAAAAATGTTGATTGGATCAGCAAACTCCCTGACGATGTATTGCTCATAATATTATCGAGACTTTCCACAGAAGAAGCCATAAGGACGAGTGTTGTGTCGAAGCGATGGGAACATGTGTGGAATCAAATGTCTCATCTCGTCTTCGACATGCGGAAGAATATTATCAATTCCAACAACACGCTCGATGGTTCGAATCCAGTTGCTACATTGATTACTCAG GTTATAAACAATCATCGTGGACATCTAGAGAGCTGCGTGATCATCCATGTCCCATATCAAGGTGGAAATGGAATGCTCAATTCTTGGATTCGATTACTGAGTTGCGTGAAACGCACGAAAGTTCTCACACTTAGATACCATTATGGTACTTGGGATCGaaagttcaaaacttttaacttttcCCCAGACTCCTTGTCCCATCCAAGTCTTATGTCTCTCTCGCTACATTCATACTTTCTCGAAAGCTCACATCCCTTGAGAAACTGCTCGAATCTCCGGACCCTCAAACTTTTATCAATCGTCGCTCCCGAGATTGGAGTCTTTAACAGGGTACTCGCATCTTGCCCTTGTCTTGAGGTGCTTGTACTAGGCATCTGCTGCTTCAAAAAAAGTAGGGTTCCTTTGAAGattgagaacaaaaaattaaagctCTTGCAAGTGTCTTCTCTTGAACGCATTGATGCCATTGAAGTGTCAACAACTAGTCTAGACATTCTCGCCATCATAGATATCTGCTGTCGGAGAGATGACCTTTCCCTCCAGTCCCCCCAACTCCAATTTAATAGAAACTTTTGGGTTCTAGGGCCTTACGTGCCTCACATCAGCTACAACATATCAGAG GAAAAGAGCATTGGGAATGAAGAATTTGTGAACACCATATATGGTGAGTTGTTGAGACCGTTTGCAAATTTGTATGTAGCCTTGTCGGTGAGTGTAGATTTAATGAATCCGACAGAAGTTGAGAGGTTACGACAAGTCTTAGGTTTATGGACTCGTAAAATACTGGAGCTCGAGATTATATTTAAGGTATGTGCGTACATTCGTTCTTCTTAG
- a CDS encoding XH domain-containing protein: MDEFEGLKREVERLLDMVDSENSDCEEKIAIQEEVGDLPSSSVAVEFLEDEIDRKEEILLAASCTLLNMISGLDHSFDGNERDMGRLQVEEFRAACLGHKVLVNETEEQTFERADLIRTLWQKKILDSVRLAYLQGEKEMPFRPYDQTELEALKTDSGEKVYRLVRKGFREARVAVRTSVDFKPWDLEEGRECTLSELLDQLQALIRGRIRRHA, from the exons ATGGACGAATTTGAAGGATTGAAGAGAGAAGTTGAGAGACTTTTGGATATGGTAGATTCTGAGAACAGCGATTGTGAGGAAAAAATAGCAATACAAGAAGAAGTTGGCGATCTTCCGAGTAGTTCTGTGGCTGTGGAGTTTCTCGAAGACGAGATCGATAGAAAGGAAGAAATCCTTCTTGCTGCGAGTTGCACGCTGCTGAAC ATGATTAGCGGACTTGATCACTCCTTTGATGGCAATGAAAGAGATATGGGACGACTACAAGTTGAAGAATTCAGAGCCGCCTGTCTCGGCCACAAAGTGTTGGTGAACGAAACGGAGGAGCAAACTTTCGAGAGAGCGGATTTGATTAGAACTCTgtggcaaaaaaaaattctcgaCTCTGTGCGTTTGGCTTACTTACAAGGGGAAAAGGAGATGCCGTTTCGTCCCTACGATCAAACCGAATTAGAGGCACTCAAAACGGACTCGGGTGAGAAGGTTTACAGGCTTGTTAGGAAGGGCTTTCGTGAAGCGCGAGTGGCTGTGCGGACGAGTGTTGATTTCAAACCATGGGAtcttgaagaaggaagagaatgtACTCTTTCCGAGTTACTAGATCAGCTTCAAGCGTTAATCAGGGGGCGTATAAGACGTCATGCCTGA
- a CDS encoding F-box and Leucine Rich Repeat domains containing protein (F-box and Leucine Rich Repeat domains containing protein; CONTAINS InterPro DOMAIN/s: F-box domain, cyclin-like (InterPro:IPR001810), F-box domain, Skp2-like (InterPro:IPR022364); BEST Arabidopsis thaliana protein match is: F-box family protein (TAIR:AT1G67390.1); Has 35333 Blast hits to 34131 proteins in 2444 species: Archae - 798; Bacteria - 22429; Metazoa - 974; Fungi - 991; Plants - 531; Viruses - 0; Other Eukaryotes - 9610 (source: NCBI BLink).), with amino-acid sequence MERSSSSSSSSCDKVWNLGLPYPTFTLANDDKPYLITVSDDHSVKVKNVDWISKLPDDVLLIILSRLSTEEAIRTSVVSKRWEHVWNQMSHLVFDMRKNIINSNNTLDGSNPVATLITQVINNHRGHLESCVIIHVPYQGGNGMLNSWIRLLSCVKRTKVLTLRYHYGTWDRKFKTFNFSPDSLSHPSLMSLSLHSYFLESSHPLRNCSNLRTLKLLSIVAPEIGVFNRVLASCPCLEVLVLGICCFKKSRVPLKIENKKLKLLQVSSLERIDAIEVSTTSLDILAIIDICCRRDDLSLQSPQLQFNRNFWVLGPYVPHISYNISEEKSIGNEEFVNTIYEVERLRQVLGLWTRKILELEIIFKDNNGPREENKSWDKKLWEDNNKKDPFPNAKFRVDTVWMYNFSGSEEEFALMTCLIRQGTVVEKMMIKTSTFPARKRLKIEAAVAKLQALQTKLTIKCF; translated from the exons ATGgagagatcatcatcatcatcatcatcgtcatgtGATAAG GTTTGGAATCTTGGTTTACCTTACCCAACTTTTACATTGGCCAATGACGATAAGCCCTATCTAATTACCGTCTCTGATGATCACTCTGTTAAG GTCAAAAATGTTGATTGGATCAGCAAACTCCCTGACGATGTATTGCTCATAATATTATCGAGACTTTCCACAGAAGAAGCCATAAGGACGAGTGTTGTGTCGAAGCGATGGGAACATGTGTGGAATCAAATGTCTCATCTCGTCTTCGACATGCGGAAGAATATTATCAATTCCAACAACACGCTCGATGGTTCGAATCCAGTTGCTACATTGATTACTCAG GTTATAAACAATCATCGTGGACATCTAGAGAGCTGCGTGATCATCCATGTCCCATATCAAGGTGGAAATGGAATGCTCAATTCTTGGATTCGATTACTGAGTTGCGTGAAACGCACGAAAGTTCTCACACTTAGATACCATTATGGTACTTGGGATCGaaagttcaaaacttttaacttttcCCCAGACTCCTTGTCCCATCCAAGTCTTATGTCTCTCTCGCTACATTCATACTTTCTCGAAAGCTCACATCCCTTGAGAAACTGCTCGAATCTCCGGACCCTCAAACTTTTATCAATCGTCGCTCCCGAGATTGGAGTCTTTAACAGGGTACTCGCATCTTGCCCTTGTCTTGAGGTGCTTGTACTAGGCATCTGCTGCTTCAAAAAAAGTAGGGTTCCTTTGAAGattgagaacaaaaaattaaagctCTTGCAAGTGTCTTCTCTTGAACGCATTGATGCCATTGAAGTGTCAACAACTAGTCTAGACATTCTCGCCATCATAGATATCTGCTGTCGGAGAGATGACCTTTCCCTCCAGTCCCCCCAACTCCAATTTAATAGAAACTTTTGGGTTCTAGGGCCTTACGTGCCTCACATCAGCTACAACATATCAGAG GAAAAGAGCATTGGGAATGAAGAATTTGTGAACACCATATATG AAGTTGAGAGGTTACGACAAGTCTTAGGTTTATGGACTCGTAAAATACTGGAGCTCGAGATTATATTTAAG GATAACAATGGTCCTAGGGAAGAAAATAAGTCTTGGGATAAGAAGTTGTGGGAGgataataataagaaagatCCGTTCCCCAATGCTAAATTCCGCGTGGATACTGTGTGGATGTATAACTTCAGCGGCTCAGAGGAAGAGTTTGCCTTGATGACGTGTTTGATTAGGCAAGGGACTGTGGTcgagaagatgatgatcaaGACGTCAACCTTTCCTGCAAGGAAGAGGTTAAAGATAGAAGCGGCAGTGGCCAAACTACAGGCACTTCAAACTAAGCTTACCATCAAATGTTTCTAA
- a CDS encoding F-box and Leucine Rich Repeat domains containing protein, which produces MVSSDQVKNVDWISKLPDDVLLIILSRLSTEEAIRTSVVSKRWEHVWNQMSHLVFDMRKNIINSNNTLDGSNPVATLITQVINNHRGHLESCVIIHVPYQGGNGMLNSWIRLLSCVKRTKVLTLRYHYGTWDRKFKTFNFSPDSLSHPSLMSLSLHSYFLESSHPLRNCSNLRTLKLLSIVAPEIGVFNRVLASCPCLEVLVLGICCFKKSRVPLKIENKKLKLLQVSSLERIDAIEVSTTSLDILAIIDICCRRDDLSLQSPQLQFNRNFWVLGPYVPHISYNISEEKSIGNEEFVNTIYGELLRPFANLYVALSVSVDLMNPTEVERLRQVLGLWTRKILELEIIFKDNNGPREENKSWDKKLWEDNNKKDPFPNAKFRVDTVWMYNFSGSEEEFALMTCLIRQGTVVEKMMIKTSTFPARKRLKIEAAVAKLQALQTKLTIKCF; this is translated from the exons ATGGTATCATCTGATCAGGTCAAAAATGTTGATTGGATCAGCAAACTCCCTGACGATGTATTGCTCATAATATTATCGAGACTTTCCACAGAAGAAGCCATAAGGACGAGTGTTGTGTCGAAGCGATGGGAACATGTGTGGAATCAAATGTCTCATCTCGTCTTCGACATGCGGAAGAATATTATCAATTCCAACAACACGCTCGATGGTTCGAATCCAGTTGCTACATTGATTACTCAG GTTATAAACAATCATCGTGGACATCTAGAGAGCTGCGTGATCATCCATGTCCCATATCAAGGTGGAAATGGAATGCTCAATTCTTGGATTCGATTACTGAGTTGCGTGAAACGCACGAAAGTTCTCACACTTAGATACCATTATGGTACTTGGGATCGaaagttcaaaacttttaacttttcCCCAGACTCCTTGTCCCATCCAAGTCTTATGTCTCTCTCGCTACATTCATACTTTCTCGAAAGCTCACATCCCTTGAGAAACTGCTCGAATCTCCGGACCCTCAAACTTTTATCAATCGTCGCTCCCGAGATTGGAGTCTTTAACAGGGTACTCGCATCTTGCCCTTGTCTTGAGGTGCTTGTACTAGGCATCTGCTGCTTCAAAAAAAGTAGGGTTCCTTTGAAGattgagaacaaaaaattaaagctCTTGCAAGTGTCTTCTCTTGAACGCATTGATGCCATTGAAGTGTCAACAACTAGTCTAGACATTCTCGCCATCATAGATATCTGCTGTCGGAGAGATGACCTTTCCCTCCAGTCCCCCCAACTCCAATTTAATAGAAACTTTTGGGTTCTAGGGCCTTACGTGCCTCACATCAGCTACAACATATCAGAG GAAAAGAGCATTGGGAATGAAGAATTTGTGAACACCATATATGGTGAGTTGTTGAGACCGTTTGCAAATTTGTATGTAGCCTTGTCGGTGAGTGTAGATTTAATGAATCCGACAGAAGTTGAGAGGTTACGACAAGTCTTAGGTTTATGGACTCGTAAAATACTGGAGCTCGAGATTATATTTAAG GATAACAATGGTCCTAGGGAAGAAAATAAGTCTTGGGATAAGAAGTTGTGGGAGgataataataagaaagatCCGTTCCCCAATGCTAAATTCCGCGTGGATACTGTGTGGATGTATAACTTCAGCGGCTCAGAGGAAGAGTTTGCCTTGATGACGTGTTTGATTAGGCAAGGGACTGTGGTcgagaagatgatgatcaaGACGTCAACCTTTCCTGCAAGGAAGAGGTTAAAGATAGAAGCGGCAGTGGCCAAACTACAGGCACTTCAAACTAAGCTTACCATCAAATGTTTCTAA